One genomic window of Desulfuromonadales bacterium includes the following:
- the prmA gene encoding 50S ribosomal protein L11 methyltransferase, whose product MDETWIEMRLRIPAAGVEVVGNELTELGSVGLTVEERQLDTFVAPDPEATAPEVYTVKAYFPAPEDIEALRRRVYESLLWLSSFVPGLEAVLPEVVPVRQEDWAEGWKQHFSAVRIGRRLVVKPTWEDFAAAAGEVVVNLDPGMAFGTGTHGTTRLCLEAQAALFDGPVPPQRVLDVGTGSGILAIAAAALGASRVLACDIDAEACRIACENAALNGVGDLVAVTLEPLSALAGEFDLVLANILAEENIRLAAELVGRVAPAGALILSGILQEKEALVVEAFAAFPLHGPEITRREEWSCLLYRKER is encoded by the coding sequence ATGGATGAGACATGGATCGAAATGCGCCTCCGGATTCCGGCCGCGGGGGTGGAGGTGGTCGGCAACGAGCTGACTGAACTCGGCAGCGTCGGCCTGACGGTGGAAGAGCGACAGCTCGACACCTTCGTGGCGCCTGACCCCGAGGCAACGGCGCCGGAAGTGTACACCGTCAAGGCCTATTTCCCGGCGCCCGAAGATATCGAGGCGTTGCGCCGCCGGGTGTACGAGTCGCTATTGTGGCTTTCTTCTTTTGTCCCCGGCCTGGAGGCGGTTCTCCCCGAAGTTGTGCCGGTTCGCCAGGAGGATTGGGCCGAGGGGTGGAAGCAGCATTTCAGCGCCGTCCGCATCGGCCGCCGGCTGGTCGTCAAGCCGACCTGGGAGGACTTCGCCGCCGCTGCCGGCGAGGTGGTGGTCAACCTCGATCCGGGTATGGCTTTCGGAACCGGTACCCACGGCACGACGCGACTCTGTCTGGAGGCGCAGGCCGCTCTTTTCGACGGACCCGTCCCGCCGCAGCGGGTGCTCGACGTCGGCACCGGCTCGGGAATTCTGGCGATTGCCGCTGCAGCGCTCGGGGCGAGCCGGGTGCTGGCCTGCGACATCGATGCCGAGGCCTGCCGCATCGCCTGTGAGAACGCCGCCCTGAACGGGGTGGGCGACCTCGTGGCGGTGACGCTGGAGCCCCTTTCGGCACTGGCCGGGGAATTCGACCTGGTGCTGGCCAACATTCTCGCCGAAGAGAACATCCGGCTGGCTGCCGAGCTGGTCGGTCGCGTGGCGCCGGCCGGTGCGCTGATCCTTTCCGGCATCCTCCAGGAAAAGGAGGCGCTGGTGGTAGAAGCTTTTGCCGCTTTTCCGCTGCATGGCCCGGAGATCACCCGGCGCGAGGAGTGGTCCTGCCTGCTCTACCGCAAAGAGCGCTGA